The Sesamum indicum cultivar Zhongzhi No. 13 linkage group LG6, S_indicum_v1.0, whole genome shotgun sequence genomic interval CAAACTTAATTGACACGAGCTTGATTTCCCACTTAATTAacagtataaatataattaatttgcctttaattataattaataatgagtCCCTacttaattatctttatttccACGATTGATTAATAATGAATGAGTTCGTCAGCTTTCATCTTATCACCATAATTAATAAGGTATGGTGTTCTTGACGTGCTGCCCATTTCaggataatatatatatatgtatatatatatatatatatatatatttcaagaaaccAGGAAATTTCATTTGTCTTCCACCATTTCCAACTATCACATGATTTTGACGTTTCAACGCTTATCACTACTTAAATAACTCATTCAATTTTAcatgattaattacattatatcaattttatgttatgtgatattacaaatgagtaaattaatttttttatgaaaaaaatagtaatttaatttaaggaggtaaattgtttcattttaaaaaatatagagaaataaatcgttatatgttaaaaaacacagaaggtaaattgctattttttttttatagaatgataatttatttattaactatatatatatcattaattatctctttataagtacaaaaaatatacataaaaacgTCAAATGAtgcacaaaattgaaaatttatgtacttgtttttttagtgttaatatttttcgtcTAAATTCTATTTGAAGGGTGTCAGGTGTAAAGGAAGAAACTTTGAAGggagtgtaagtgtaattttatttttttttgggataaaagTGTAATCTTACAATTTTACAGGgaattttagtgtaattaaccctataaataatttaagaaccAAAGTTTAGGTATGAAATGATCCAATTTTATGTCGTATTCACTAACATGCATGGAATTAAGGAGTGGGGCCCACTGATCCTGTGTTTTTCACCATTTTGATGGTTCAACAGCATGGGCAGAGTTCGGTGCCGAAAGTGTTCTTATTGACAATTTGAGGTATATTTAACAGTTGATGTACATTTAATGTGTGccataattgttattattgtattctttttgtaaatttgatcaactaatattttaaataaataatttattaaaactaataaaaatacttttgattttaaatatgtacgaatagaaatttattttaaaaaaaaagaaattaaagagaagggcattttttgaatatatatatatagagagagcaCAGTTTAGTCGAGACGCTTTTGCAATCAAAATTAGTTACTTTAAGATTTTCAcagttaataaatattgtgaAAATTCTAGTTTAAGTATACATAGCTTTTTGGTAaatcaagataaataatactcgtgatacatatataaatattaaaacaactGGTATATAGAAATCACGTCACTTGACGCTGTTTTAAGATCGTAATGAGCTCCCTCCGTGTAGGTACTATCAGCTCACTATGCATTACGACAAAACACACCATGCAAATACTTAAAACTTTTGTGGGGACCCTGGAATGCCAAATAAATTGCCAATTTAATCGATTAGAACCCCTGTCTGCCCCTTCAAAATGATGATCCCTAATGTGCAAATCAATAGCAAGAAAATACGTACTCCGCGTAGTGAAAAAACCCTTatgattatttctttttttgaggATCGACGAATCAAATGATATTTCTGTTCCAATTTTTGCCTCTTCTTCTCCCTCTGAATCAAACTTTTCCTTGCCATAATGGTTCAGGTCCTATTAGTATCCATGATACAAGTCGAATCCTAGATGTAGAAATATAAGAAGACGGGCCTTCGCTCCATCGAAAGAAATGAGATTATCGCGGATATAACACATTCAAAAATTAGCCAAATTTTCCTGATGTAGAGGCAATCAAGAAAGCCGCATAAGAGAATATATAACCTACAGAAAAATGGGCTAATCCAACCAATCTTGCTTGCACAATGGAAAGCGCCACAGGTTTATCTCTCCATCGAATCAAATTGGCCAAAGGTGTGCGTTCATGAGCCCATGCTAAAGTTTCAATCAATTCCTGCCAATATCCACCGAATCTCATTCCTTTGCTCAAATCACCaccataatatatttatatatatatttattgtactaGTCCTCAAACATCGAGTAAATTAGATACagatttgatatatatatatatatatatatattatattttattgtactAGTCCTGAAGCATCGAGTAAATTAAATACAGATTTGAATGCTTTCTCTTCCTTCATCATTTAAACGTGCATGCATCATTcattataaacaaattactgCTTACGAATTCTACGTTCTCAAATAAACGTTCATACTCATGACGTTTGAATTAAATGTtggtaatttaattactaacatttatttgaataaattatattttgtcattcgaattactccattttatattttatcgtctaaatttttttttagcaacttataattttaattttgcaaaatttacactttatcATAGATGATTGTTTTTTCTGTTGATTTTTCATATGTGCTACCTAGAGGCAATGTGATGTGACTTTTTTATATGTGAATTGCATGTGATGCTTTTTCCGGCAAAAAAAACGTCATATATGCCAAAGTACAAATCTCGCAaagttagataaaaatatgacAGAGTGTAAAATCAAGCATAGTTTGAATGGTAAAATGTacataatttaccctattaattttattgaattggtTGAGCTTTGAGCTCTTAACatatattcattaaaaatagttGATAAAATAGTACCATGAACTTTATGGCATCTTCATGGCTAATAGGCAACTTTTCAGAAATTAAGGTAGACAAACAGAATACcacatttaattaatgtattagCAAGTATTAACACTCCTAATTTCTTAtgaataatatcatatattttgattgaagAAAATACCCATCTTCTTAAAAAGACAAGTTTAACAAATTTGACCGCGTCGAGTTGGGTCGGGTCCGAGGAGGTGCAACAATCGAACGGACCGagtttttatctaaaatttgttGGGTTCTTGAAATGAAACTGGGCGAGTCTCGGGTCCACCCCAACTTATCTCAAACCATCCCATTGTCAATCTAGTCAGGACTTTATTGCAAATGCTCTGGTTATATTGGACCCCAATTTGTCTCAAACCATCCCATTGTCAATCTAGTTAGGACCTTATTGCAAATGCTCTGGTTATATTTCTTTGATGTTTAAGTAAGATAGATCATACCAGAAAGATAAGTGAAGGTCATGAATGAGGGTTGCAAAAAATTGTTCTTGCAACATGAAGGGTGTCTATTTATAAACTTtaccaattatatgatttcatCGTGATCCACAGTAACCAAAATAATCGGATGGTTGCTGTAAGTCTATATATGTTAAGATTTTGAATGCACAAAGATTGGGTCGTACAGATATTGAATTAACAAAACGAGTCCAAAACTtgtctaaaaattattattatcccGTCCAGTAAGGTTTGAATACAACCTTTTAAGATATACTCCCACATcgataattatcataattaaaaataaaaaaatcataacaaaatactaattaaaattataattgtgcaatggctattaattatttttgtaagtgACACCAAAACGTTGATcatttattaacaaatttttgCATTGATATTGTTTGACcgtaatagaaaatattaatttataaaaaaaaattaaactttaataatttattatataaagaataatcAATCTTTGGTAGTAACAttagaaattactaaaattcgGAAATTGTAATGTACATGTTGTCCAGTCTTTTTACTTCATGGTATTTTGTGTTGTGATGCCAAAGTATCCATTGGCAGTAAACTGTATTTCCCAATCCTAAAAATCCCACATTTAGGATgaagtataatataaaatcaaactccCCATTCCAACAAAGCATCAAATTATGTCATGAGAATGTAAGGGTAGAACAGTACAAAAGATAATTACACGAGACCACGAAATCAATAGACCCCTCTTCagtataaatagataatacAATTGTACACCGTTCTAAATCCAACAATATGGTAGttggatgtaattttttttggataattacatttacattccTTGacatataatctatttatacaaaccacCTCtactttttgaataattatacatacacatacacctACAAAAAACATCAGCATATTTATGCAAACCACtcctactttttaaaaaattacatatatattactgtCATGgacgatttttgtaattatgaaaaagacatagataatttgtataaataaatcataaattgggaagtataaatgtaattatccgtATTTTTTCAAGTCCGCGACAATAAAATCTAAAGcaaactattatatatagttacctttataatgttttttctctaatttcttttttcttttaagacaGCATAATTATTGGGtgaattgcattttacccctGCGAAACTTCTAATAAGCACAAAAACCcccaaacaaaataaaatagcaatacGATCCCtgaatttttagaaaagaagCTAGCTGAGATTTGGACATGAAGCTATCCTTTCGTTTTCAAGAGAAGTTTTTGCCATTTAGTCTTTTTACAAGAACTATTGCATTTAAAAAGCCACACTTATTACATTACAATGTTTCACAActttaattgtaaatttgtgatgtagaggaaaaagaaagtattTGGTAGCAAAAGAGCAGTTCTCTTCTATAACAGCAGCTAAAATTCAAGAGTAGAAGCACCTGCTGATGGCTGAATTCTAAGGGATTGGAGAGCTTAGACCTTCTTGAGACGACAACGAATGGAGATTATGATGTCGCTTGGACGAATACGACGGCTTCCTCCTAAATGAAGGGCGCTTCTTGAACTGGTGCATTGCTCTCTTTGCATAGAGTGACTGGAAAATTGGTGCTGATCTCTCTTTTACCTTGAGAATGATGAAGAAGAGAAGTCTGTAACATACGATGAGGGCGTAGACCGCAAACAAATCCCACCACTTGGAATGATCTAATGATACTCGGAACATATGTCTTAGCACATCCTCTCCCTTTATCTTTGGATCACCAGGTACTAGAGGATCAAATACCATTCCGAGCATATCGTTCTTGTATGCTCCCTGCACCAATACTCAGGTGAGATAACATGTTAACATAAGTGATGACTTGTGATCCTGGAATAAATTCTTACAGCAGTGCAAGATTCAAGAATTTGTCTTAGTACCTGCAAAGACCATGCACCATATCCGATGAGCGAAATTGGGTAGCGCCAAACTGGTTTGGGAAGGTCTACCACCGGCCGGAAGAAGCCAGACGTGATCATCATGATCCCCTACGTGCAGAACAATGGTGAGGAAACGCAGGAGCTGACAAGCAAtgtaaagaattttttaagcTCTAGAGCAGGATTACTTACAAGAATTCCGGCCCCAGTTATGAGACCCATCAAGAAGTTTGGAACTAACGAAGCTACGATCATCATGACGCTCTCTACCATAGCAATGCATCCAAAAAGGTTAAGGCAAAAGAAGACGTAATGTGAAAATCCAGACCGGAATTTCACCATGTAAAACGTTATCGTCCCTGCAATAGTCGAGACTGCAACCAAGAACGGGAGGGAAGAGAGGAAGTTCGATAGTATGAACACAGCATTGCCGTAGTAACCATTAAGCCTTTCTCGATAAAACACctgtttttcaagaaaaatccATGACTACTATTGTCCcttgatttcatttttcaatgaGTTAATTTTTCCAGATCAACCATCTATATGAGCTCATTTACCTTCATTTCTTCGATGAAGGACGGGAATCCTCCAATGGACATAAAAGTCATAAAGCCTGTCACAAAGCCACCACAAGCTCCACGAGCCAATATCGCTGTGTAACCAGTACCAACATCATAGAACAGAGTCCCAACGCATATAGCAACAACAATGTATGTGACTATTCGAGCCCAGTAATATCCAGTGTCTCTAGACATATTCAAGAAAGATCTCTGTGTCAATGTTGTAAGCTGCTTCCACCACCTTGCTTGGCTTCCTCTGATTGTTCCAATCTCCAGGCCTTGCTGCAATTCATGAGCTTATTAATCTTGCTTCACAAATTGTTATGTATAATTGGTCCCAAATAATAGTTCTTTCTTCATTTAGAATAAGAACAGAAGAAAGTAACATGAACAAAAATCATAGAAAGGGAATTAGGACTACTTACGATAGTGGAGATTTCTCGCATCCTTGATCTTGCCTTTCTTGCATACTGTGAgaacttatatttttcaacaagTACTGATTTGATATCCGCTGTTGCCAAATTCATCAGAGGATCTGATGTTTTGTCTTCTTCCTGTCATTAGAAGGTAGAacaataactttttatattctattttatcaaatgaaatatgaatttcatgccatacacacacaaatcTGCTAAAATGATCCCCTAAGAAACGTTTCACAGACGCTCTAGTATAAATAGTTGATAGCACCTCATATTGTAATTCACACAAAACAGCTTTTTGAATAATTGTGAACATAGGAAAAATTGTGTGAACCATGTTAATGTTTTGTTTTACAGTCAccttcttttcatatttttgcacACATTCAAATCTAGCTAAGAATGATTCATAGAAGTTTCAAGTAGCCAACAGAAAGcgagaaaattgcaataaaatggAGGCAGTAATGTGGTATGGATTCATACACGTAGTCGTTGTGAACCTTTCAATGTGGCTGTCACGATGTCAAAGTCTGAGTTAATGCAGCGCAGGAAATGATCCGAGGGATTCCTCCTACTTGGACAGGGAAACCCTGCTTCGgcaaaaaactgaaaatcaaAACTGACAAGTTTAGACTGAGAATCAGATAGTATGACAtgtataaatcaagaaaacagaaaacaaaactgTTTGAGCAAAAGCAGAAATTCAGAGAAGTATTTCTTGTAATTAATACCTTTACTGCCATCTTAGCTTCTCCAAAGTAAACTGTTTCACCGCTAGACAGTAAATAGAGGTCATCAAACAGTGCAAAAACTTCACTACTAGGCTGATGGATTGAGGAGATAACAGTTCTTCCATCTCGTGCAAGATTCTTAATAGATTGGATGACGAAAAAGGCTGCTGCGCTGTCAAGGCCGCTAGTAGGCTCATCCAGAAAGAGTAGTCGAGGCCGCGTTAGAATTTCAAGGGCAATGCTCAATCTCTTCTTTTCTCCACCACTTAAGCCTCTTAATTGCCAATTTCCTATCTGGCGATCGGCACAATCTTGAAGGCCCAATTCCATTATAGTTCCATCTATGATGCCTCTTATCTCTTGCTTTGTCATGGAGGATGGAAGCCTCAAATGAGCAGAGTAAGTTATAGTTTCTCTGACTGTAAGAGTCCCCAACAATACATCCTCTTGTGTGACATAAGCCTGCAACagtcaaaaaaagaaaaagaattacaaagaCCGGAGATGAGAAACCAGAATTGCGTGTTTCATCACTGTGCACAAGATTTCGGACATCTCATCATGATAACACGGTCAAGTTCAGAATTGAAACATGGAAATTCTATATGTCACCTTGTGCTAGACACTCTGTGAATTCTTGGATggctaaaaatgagaaattttgCTAATCATCGCTAGTGCAGTTTGTGAAAAAGTCTCTACACTAGAAATATCGTTTTGGTGCAGAGGCCATCAAATTTCTTTACATGAAGGTAAAGTTAACACCACGAGAAGTTCCACTTATAACTTAAGAAAGCTCAAACGTTTTTGACATAACAATGGCCCATTTCAGACAGGAGAGTGCAGGCTTGGATTGATGcaaaaaattttgatcatacaatgtaaaaaatggagaaagcAGTATGCTTGCTTTTATTGCCAATCAGAAGTCACCTAACTAATACCATCATCTGAAACTTGGCAAAGTTTTGAGAAAATCTAGCGACTCATAATTTGATTGATCCATAGTATGTTGGCTAAGGTACTTACAACCAAACCATAGTCCAGTCTCCTCTTCTTCCCGTTGAGAAGAATATTTCCATTCATGACAACATTTCTTGCTAATCTACCTGTGGCCAAAGTAAAAAGTATCATTGAACATCGAAATAAAGAAGAGATGAACAGCTTTTTCAACATGAAACGAACACCTTACTGAAGAATTCATCTGTGTATTATAATGTAGAAACGTATCCATCACTCCATCACTTGTGCAGTAGTTGTTCATGTTCTATATAAAGATCTTATCAAGCTACAAGTTGGAATGATACACTAATGTGACCGGTGAGAATCGCATATCTCTACTCTAACCCCCCTCTCAACTTGATTGATTGATAGTGTCTATTAGGCTTGTGATTTGTGAAGCCGAAAGCCCAGCTAGCAATttataccaaaaattataatcaagaAGTCCAACAGGATTCAGTTCTTTATCCCTGTTCGATTGTATACTTCGATAATTAGATTTGCACCATCTCAAAGCAGCTATCCAGCCCAAAATGATACACTTATGATGCCTAAACATACAAATAAAGAGACATGTCTTAACATACAGTCAATATATACACAGACATGCATGAAAGTTTCATTTTTGacagaaagagaaaataagtACCTGCCAGGGAATCAAGAAGGGTGGATTTGCCAGAGCCAGAAGGACCCATAATAGCCATGATCCGACCCGGTTCACCGCGGCTGCAGCCCCCTCTCTACATCACCAACGCTACTGCCACCGCCACTATAACTAGCAGCCGCcggaccaccaccaccaccacctgcCACCTCTATCTCCATCTGAACAGGAATCCCAAAGGGTACCTAGCACTTCTTGCTCTACCTGTGAAtaactgtatatatatatatatatatataaatcttcaCACTGGTTTGAACTCTTCTCTCTTCATAGTATAACAATTgccattttcatatttatacgGGTATGGAGGGTTGGAGATAATGGGTTGGTTGAGTAGTCGGTGCATGAAGGAAGATGGCAAGGGCGGCAGGCCGCATGCATGATTAGTGGTTTCTCTGCGAGAGAATTAATGGATAGGTGGGCAGTAAGAGCGAAGGAGAcgcttaaatttttaatgctGTGGGGTCCAAACTGAATGGTTTACAGTTGCATTCAACCTTTTGcaacatttttatataatatccccaaaaatacaaaagatgtAAAGTCATAtccccttatatttttttattctaattcacatatgtatataatatatatatcacctgtacaaatttaatgttatttttttataaaaaataattatactcctcTTCTCCTAATATTTGCTctaattacactaaacctcatgtggtttaaatttatatttattttttatgacttattactgatttattatatgtcAAATAGATTTTTTCGACTAAACTGTTTTTACCACGGTAAAAATGTACCTCCTCACATCCATTAACGTATAAAGATATACataagtaatttgattataaaaaaaaatatttgtcctatactaaatcagtaataagtcaatcgaaggtaattatagatttttatccctcccctttttttttgttaatatcagcaaattcgataaattttgactaatgtaggaacttatttattagatagaagcaaacctcaaggacactaaatgtaatttttcaactcataaaaagtttatgtgcaattatataaaacaatagaaaagggtaatttttcctttttaaatttaaggtaagatttttatacatatggtaatgcatattatattaaacggaataaaaaatacattaaattttataaaatccatGAACACTATATTCATACACATACggacaaattaaattgaattttctatttcaaattatgataACTTCACCTTCTActcatttaatatatgaatctAAGTGTATAGAAAAGTTACTTCATCtgttatacttaaaaaaaaaaatatatattttgtagatAAGAATGACGTCTAcgtatttaaatgaaataaaatatacaacaaGATTCAAAATCGAAATTccaatatatacaaataaatatggtGAGAGGTGCATTTATTAATGATTGTATGTGAGCAGAAAGGGATAAAAAGAAAGGTATATGTACACTTCATAGGAAGATGGGACaatttttgattaaaaatatgattgtttGGTGAGATTTAATGTTGATTTGGAGTGGAGAAAACACTAGATACGAGGAGATAGCACCAAATGCAGCATGCATCTAATGACTTGttataaaagtttattttttttatgtttttagttACATaggttatataatttttttttatcaatatatacaatatttatatatttatgtatattgtgtttatttaaaatacatattatgtatattaagatataatacatattaactattaattactacatttcttatttgaatttttagttatttgtgGATAAAACTAGAGGTATAAgaagaaatgtaaatttttatcttagtTAATTACAAGTAATTAAGAATCACGgcgaatactaattaattatgtgtgCAACGGCTACTACgtacttattatttttgttgagaCCGAAACATAAGTaacatctaaaaattatggtaaatgtTTGGCCAAAATTAAACCATAGTGCATGTTGATTACACGTGgtcaaaattattgtaaagatttcagtttcgtgtaattgtgaaacaacattttgaaatataataactggatttaaaaatcaaagcaaCGAGAGCCATGTTGGAAAAAATAACGTATAACAATTAGAAATGATATTTacggtaaaaaaaaattaaatcgaaaacttacaacgagaattgtatTGTAACAATTCTCAGTTAAATGAAAAATCGTAAATTTAACCGAATCACAGAACTCAGtgcttgccttgaagaaaatatacatccCGTATCAGTGGTGCATTAGGTACAATGTAACTTTTATCAAGATGAAACGGTTgtaattctttcaattttagcATTATACCGAAAAATGCCTCAATCAAACATTTAAAAGCTCGTTATCAAAACAAAGCTCAAATAGAAAGaggcagagagagagagagagagagagagagagagagaggatcaCCTCGTAATGCACCCATTAACAACCAATAATTGGTTTCAATTTCCAGGCCATTAACCAATAATGCACTCATTagtatgttgttttttttatttacttagaatttgttgattgatttaaaaataataatatattacatataataatactatgttaattaattttaaattatgaacagaatttcaaataaaataaataaatgtgtgtgAAGTTAAGAGGTTGATTAACATGGAGAGTTGTGTCCGAGACAAACTATATTACATGTTGGATCTTCACGTTCTGGTGTCCTATCCTAGTCCCATCAAAAGTCGGTAATATTCTGTCATAAACCAACTGATCATCATCCTCTACTTCTACTAGGATTATTTCATCATCATGCTTTCCTCAGAACtggttttatatatatatacctatgTATCAATCAACCACCCAACCACACAGCATCTGTTCTTCATCATTAACGTAATTGGTTTCGATCGAATCGGGCAGTGAAGTGTTGTTGTTGCTGCAGCAAGAATTGATAATGGCAACTCGAGAAGAGAATCTGACAGTAGCGTCTGCAGGTAAGAGTTTTTCCACCGTAAACGAATCAAGAGAGATAAAAGCAGCGTCGAATTTGCCTGAAGATCATCCATCCGACAGCGGGATTATTAGCACAAAGCAATTACCTCAAGATTATAAAGAAAGTGATTGCAGAAAAGGATTTTCTGATGAGGAGGAGAAACCACTCATGATTAGGATTGTTGAAGATGAAGCGTTGGTAGGCCCTGATGGTATTTTCTGCCCTTTGGGTTGTTTGGCGGCAGGGTTGCGTTTTCATTTTGGTTGCGACAAATATGGATATCGACTTATTCCCAATGTAGAAACGGAAAAAATAGGACATTAGTCGTTAGAGAAATACCAGTGTTGgagtttggagttgtttgTGTTGTCTGAAAAATGAGGAATGGCATGGCATTATATAGCCATGGCCAAACTTCACATCTTAATGCAATTGCAGCCATTAACAGCCAATAATGTGTAACAGCAAATCGGTTTTTGGACTATAATGATGATGctgaaaattgttttttttaaaaaaaatattgttacgaattttataaaattgaaaaaaatttaaaatcgtTCAAAAATTTTTGCTACAAAAAGATATGTCTCTAGACTGAAACATTCCTCCAAACACATATTGCTCAGAGCGGGCTGTGCGCATATAGAACAACCCATATTTATTCTAATCTCCATAACACTTTAAACTCAAATTTGGACGTGAATTGAATATAAGAAGTTTAttgtatcaataaatttattatatgggaCAAAGATATAtgaatgtaaaataattaccCCGGCAATACTATATATACTTATCAATTCCCATCATTCTCCCATTATCTAAAGTTGTCCCACATAGGAGAATCATGGGACAAacatttcttctctttttctcaacCAAATCTATgaatttcatgtaatttttttattaaaattacaagaaaaatgtTGCATTAGTTTTTTACGACCATGATAGTACTATTTAACTTGCCAAGCTTTTATCctatgattatttataatatagataataatgcattgtaaaaaaaaaaaaaagagagagattaTTAATTCCTAGCTTAGAAAGAGTAATTACTTTGATTTTGGTTGgcttaaaagaataaaaattctcaaaattttcaaattaaacagTCATGTGAAATCCAGATGCAAATTTCCAACGAATTGTGCAGTTTCCGATCAAATTTATCCTCGATATATATgcaacatttttttaaaaaaatattatttttcaattatcaatttcattccaaattaattaagagaaCAAAAGTACAACTCCTTCAGTTGCCatcattgaatttgaaatactGAACAGACTGCTGGTGATAAGTCGGAGGAAGATGAGGATGATGTCAAGTCATCATGCCCC includes:
- the LOC105163693 gene encoding ABC transporter G family member 15-like — encoded protein: MAIMGPSGSGKSTLLDSLAGRLARNVVMNGNILLNGKKRRLDYGLVAYVTQEDVLLGTLTVRETITYSAHLRLPSSMTKQEIRGIIDGTIMELGLQDCADRQIGNWQLRGLSGGEKKRLSIALEILTRPRLLFLDEPTSGLDSAAAFFVIQSIKNLARDGRTVISSIHQPSSEVFALFDDLYLLSSGETVYFGEAKMAVKFFAEAGFPCPSRRNPSDHFLRCINSDFDIVTATLKGSQRLREEDKTSDPLMNLATADIKSVLVEKYKFSQYARKARSRMREISTIQGLEIGTIRGSQARWWKQLTTLTQRSFLNMSRDTGYYWARIVTYIVVAICVGTLFYDVGTGYTAILARGACGGFVTGFMTFMSIGGFPSFIEEMKVFYRERLNGYYGNAVFILSNFLSSLPFLVAVSTIAGTITFYMVKFRSGFSHYVFFCLNLFGCIAMVESVMMIVASLVPNFLMGLITGAGILGIMMITSGFFRPVVDLPKPVWRYPISLIGYGAWSLQGAYKNDMLGMVFDPLVPGDPKIKGEDVLRHMFRVSLDHSKWWDLFAVYALIVCYRLLFFIILKVKERSAPIFQSLYAKRAMHQFKKRPSFRRKPSYSSKRHHNLHSLSSQEGLSSPIP